TCATAGGCCCCGACGGGGAAATCATTGGAAAATACCGCAAGACGCACCCTTTCGGGAGCGAATCGGTTAAAACAGGCGGCTGGACAACGCCCGGGAACAGCCTTGATGTTTTTGACACGGAACTCGGCAAAATAGGAATGATCATATGTTACGACGGTGATTTTCCTGAAACGGTAAGGCTTTTGGCTCAAAAAGGCGCCGAAATTATTGTCAGGCCTTCCGCTTTCCTGCGAAATTTTGAGATCTGGTCTCTCACCAACAGGGCCCGCGCTTTTGATAACCATGTTTTTATGATCGCCGCCAATGCCACCGGTGTTGACGCGGCCGGCCACCACTATTTCGGACACAGCATGATTGCCGCTCCAAACGTCACAGTTTTGGCTCTTGCTTCCGCATCCGAGGATATAATATCAGCGCAGCTTGACCCGGCCCCCATGATTTCCATGACTCCCGGAAGCACATCTCGCAGGACATTTG
This Candidatus Omnitrophota bacterium DNA region includes the following protein-coding sequences:
- a CDS encoding carbon-nitrogen hydrolase family protein — encoded protein: MKKFVASCVQMYVVPNDIKRNTAHALEMLDKAQKYHSADLVVFQETVTTGFTPNMDFESFYNIIDTVPGRHMKPVMKEAAKRKMHIVWPVYEKDPVEKKIYNSAVLIGPDGEIIGKYRKTHPFGSESVKTGGWTTPGNSLDVFDTELGKIGMIICYDGDFPETVRLLAQKGAEIIVRPSAFLRNFEIWSLTNRARAFDNHVFMIAANATGVDAAGHHYFGHSMIAAPNVTVLALASASEDIISAQLDPAPMISMTPGSTSRRTF